The Candidatus Saccharibacteria bacterium genome has a segment encoding these proteins:
- the pheS gene encoding phenylalanine--tRNA ligase subunit alpha, producing MEQIENARQNLLAEYEKLDDKTKILRSVEFKKLYSQIPALPPEQRGEFGQAVNGLKQEFEQKLASLQDSTSTKPAIDVTAPFDVNVKLTDQPQVLPASNGSIHPLMSEMDNLLSIFERMGFEAEESRAIDDDYHMFEALNFPEGHPARDDYDTFMTEEGLIAPAHTSTMQNRVLKARKERIESGETIQVVIPGRVFRNEDLDARHEHTFYQLEGVVVGEGINTGHLIATLQTFLETYYEKELEVKTQPFYFPFTEPSFEFAMSCPFCDKAGCKVCGQGWVEILGCGMIHPNVLKMADIDPEKYTGFAWGGGIDRLVMMKHDIEDVRHFHSGKLDFLKQFGN from the coding sequence ATGGAACAGATTGAAAACGCCCGACAAAATTTATTGGCGGAGTACGAAAAACTAGACGATAAAACCAAGATTTTACGCTCTGTAGAATTTAAAAAACTTTACAGCCAGATCCCTGCATTGCCGCCAGAACAACGGGGGGAGTTTGGCCAAGCAGTTAACGGCTTAAAGCAAGAATTTGAGCAAAAGCTTGCAAGTTTACAGGACTCAACTTCAACAAAGCCGGCAATCGACGTAACGGCCCCGTTTGATGTAAATGTAAAACTTACAGATCAACCACAGGTTTTGCCAGCAAGCAACGGCAGCATCCACCCGCTTATGAGCGAAATGGACAATTTGCTTTCTATTTTTGAACGTATGGGGTTTGAGGCCGAAGAATCAAGGGCGATCGATGACGACTATCATATGTTTGAAGCCCTAAACTTCCCTGAAGGCCACCCAGCCCGCGACGATTACGACACCTTTATGACAGAGGAAGGTTTGATCGCCCCAGCCCACACCAGCACTATGCAAAATCGGGTCTTAAAAGCTCGCAAAGAACGAATCGAATCAGGCGAAACAATCCAAGTTGTTATTCCTGGTCGAGTATTTAGAAACGAAGACCTAGACGCCCGTCACGAGCACACCTTTTACCAGCTTGAAGGCGTGGTTGTGGGCGAAGGAATCAACACTGGTCATTTAATTGCCACGCTACAAACTTTTTTAGAAACGTACTATGAAAAAGAGCTTGAAGTAAAAACTCAGCCATTTTATTTTCCATTCACCGAACCAAGTTTTGAATTTGCAATGAGTTGCCCGTTTTGCGACAAAGCCGGCTGCAAGGTGTGCGGCCAAGGTTGGGTGGAAATTTTAGGTTGTGGCATGATTCACCCCAATGTGCTCAAAATGGCCGATATCGACCCAGAAAAATACACTGGTTTTGCTTGGGGCGGCGGCATCGACCGACTTGTAATGATGAAGCATGACATAGAAGATGTGCGACATTTCCATAGTGGTAAATTAGATTTCTTGAAACAATTTGGGAATTAG
- a CDS encoding deoxyribodipyrimidine photolyase, whose translation MVQDALTRRIRKLNEIKQDAAKPVLYIMSRDQRVQDNHALIAAQKHAQANDQSVIVAFMVYPKTGYRVLQQYEFMFEGLTHIKDELEALNIPFIVRMASKPSQAIEELVSDIKPGAIYFDFNPLRGPQALRKKVANSVDAACYEVDTHNVVPVWITSDQQEFAAHTIRGKIHSKFGEFIEEPDLVTTQEESSEEFHNDSLDAAMKSITAKSLGDQYSPPFASGETAAHETLQIFLKKKLKDYATKRNDPTLNKLTNLSPYLHFGQISSLRVVLELKKLLDQSNLDLHAYSSKKMPKADLSQPLRSGADALFEELVVRKELADNFCYYNSDYDQLDGAKKWALITLQKHQDDPREHIYPYTQLEKAQTHDQAWNAAQNQLLQTGKIHGYMRMYWAKKILEWTKDPQTALDWTNQFNDTYSLDGGDPNGYTGVMWSIAGIHDRPWMEREVFGQIRYMNQKGLRRKFDIDKYIRKFS comes from the coding sequence ATGGTTCAAGATGCACTTACTAGGCGAATCCGAAAACTAAATGAAATAAAGCAAGATGCCGCAAAGCCAGTCTTGTACATAATGAGTCGCGACCAGCGCGTACAAGACAACCATGCGCTTATCGCTGCTCAAAAACATGCTCAGGCTAATGATCAATCTGTAATTGTTGCGTTTATGGTATATCCAAAAACCGGCTACCGCGTACTGCAGCAGTATGAATTCATGTTTGAAGGCTTAACGCACATTAAAGACGAGCTCGAAGCTTTAAATATTCCATTTATTGTACGGATGGCAAGTAAACCAAGCCAGGCTATTGAAGAGCTTGTATCAGACATAAAACCAGGTGCTATTTACTTTGACTTTAATCCTTTGCGCGGGCCACAAGCACTCCGAAAAAAAGTTGCGAACAGCGTCGACGCAGCATGCTATGAAGTCGACACTCATAACGTCGTGCCAGTTTGGATTACAAGCGACCAGCAAGAATTTGCTGCTCACACCATTCGTGGCAAAATTCATTCTAAATTTGGTGAATTTATTGAAGAGCCAGATCTAGTTACCACACAAGAGGAGTCTAGTGAAGAATTTCATAACGATTCGCTAGATGCTGCCATGAAATCGATAACAGCTAAATCGCTGGGCGACCAGTACAGTCCACCGTTTGCATCTGGTGAAACGGCTGCTCATGAAACCCTACAGATATTTTTAAAAAAGAAACTTAAAGATTATGCGACAAAAAGAAACGACCCAACATTAAATAAACTCACTAACCTTAGTCCGTATTTACATTTCGGCCAAATTTCTAGTTTGCGAGTTGTATTGGAGCTAAAAAAACTCCTTGATCAATCTAATCTAGACTTACATGCTTACAGTTCGAAGAAAATGCCAAAGGCTGACCTTAGCCAACCGTTAAGATCAGGAGCCGATGCCCTGTTTGAAGAACTGGTAGTTCGAAAAGAATTGGCTGATAATTTTTGCTACTACAACAGTGACTACGACCAGTTGGACGGGGCAAAAAAGTGGGCCTTGATCACTCTGCAAAAACACCAAGATGATCCACGGGAACACATATACCCATACACACAGCTTGAAAAAGCTCAAACTCATGACCAGGCATGGAATGCGGCGCAAAACCAACTGCTACAAACCGGCAAAATTCATGGCTACATGCGAATGTACTGGGCAAAGAAAATACTTGAATGGACCAAAGACCCACAAACCGCTCTCGATTGGACGAACCAATTTAATGACACATATAGCTTAGATGGTGGCGACCCTAATGGTTATACAGGTGTGATGTGGTCGATTGCTGGTATACACGATAGGCCATGGATGGAGCGTGAGGTGTTTGGACAAATTCGCTACATGAACCAAAAGGGGCTTAGGCGTAAATTTGATATCGACAAATATATACGAAAATTCTCTTAA
- the sbcB gene encoding exodeoxyribonuclease I produces MNTLYWYDLETWGLSPKYSSAAQFAGIRTDLDLNEIGESLMIYAKPRNDMLPEPGAILTTGITPQKAQQDGLIEKDFIARIYSELIKPGTITSGYNTIRFDDEMLRYMLYRNLYDPYEREYANGNNRWDILDLVRAMRALRPDGLDWPFVDSEPSNRLEEITKINNIEHEGAHDALVDVRATISLAKIIKQSQPELYSYAFSLIDKKKTNSVLQEALEKNSILVHSTGRFANKFLNTSLVAVLGKHPVQNNKYIVYDLRVNPQEFLQLSKQDLADRRFISLDDANTRLPIKEIGTNKSPFIASMDWFNTAVAARIQLDESVAQKHAALLTNDFKKKVISLFTANDFQPEPDVDAQLYDGFPSPADKRELERVRSTEPAQWGELLFENKKYASLAKRYLFRNFPNQLNEAQHQQWEQFRAQRLLQDGAAWQTFPQLEKQLLELAQKESTDQQQYLLEELKLYAQSLYPSVE; encoded by the coding sequence ATGAACACATTGTATTGGTACGACTTAGAAACATGGGGTTTGAGCCCAAAATATTCTTCTGCTGCGCAGTTTGCTGGCATCCGCACCGACTTAGATTTAAACGAAATCGGCGAATCGTTAATGATTTACGCCAAGCCACGTAATGACATGCTGCCGGAACCAGGTGCAATATTGACTACTGGCATAACGCCCCAAAAAGCCCAACAAGACGGTCTTATTGAAAAAGACTTTATTGCACGCATTTACAGCGAACTGATAAAACCAGGCACCATAACCAGTGGCTATAATACAATTCGGTTCGACGATGAAATGCTGCGCTATATGTTGTACCGCAACCTTTACGACCCCTATGAACGTGAGTATGCGAACGGCAATAATCGTTGGGACATTCTTGATTTAGTTCGCGCTATGCGAGCGCTGCGACCAGACGGCTTAGATTGGCCGTTTGTAGACAGCGAGCCAAGTAATCGGCTCGAAGAAATTACTAAAATTAACAATATCGAACACGAAGGAGCACACGACGCCTTGGTGGATGTTCGCGCCACCATTTCTTTGGCTAAAATAATCAAACAAAGCCAGCCCGAACTGTATAGCTATGCATTCAGCCTAATAGACAAAAAAAAGACTAACAGCGTCCTACAAGAGGCGCTTGAAAAAAATAGCATATTGGTTCACTCAACTGGTCGTTTTGCGAACAAGTTTTTAAACACTAGTTTAGTGGCGGTACTTGGCAAGCACCCAGTACAAAACAATAAGTACATTGTGTATGACCTGCGCGTAAACCCCCAGGAATTTTTACAGTTAAGCAAGCAAGATTTGGCAGACAGGCGGTTTATTAGCCTCGACGACGCAAACACACGCCTGCCTATTAAAGAAATCGGTACCAATAAATCGCCGTTTATTGCTAGTATGGACTGGTTCAATACTGCTGTCGCAGCCAGAATTCAATTAGACGAGTCAGTGGCTCAAAAACATGCAGCATTGCTTACAAATGACTTTAAGAAAAAGGTCATTAGTTTATTTACGGCCAACGACTTTCAGCCAGAGCCCGATGTTGACGCTCAGTTGTATGACGGCTTTCCGAGCCCTGCCGACAAGCGAGAGCTGGAGCGAGTTCGCTCAACAGAGCCAGCTCAGTGGGGTGAACTGCTGTTTGAAAATAAAAAATACGCCAGCTTGGCAAAACGGTATTTGTTCAGGAACTTTCCAAATCAATTAAACGAAGCTCAGCACCAGCAATGGGAGCAATTTAGAGCACAGCGACTCCTGCAGGACGGAGCCGCCTGGCAAACCTTTCCGCAACTTGAAAAACAACTACTAGAACTTGCACAAAAAGAGTCGACTGATCAGCAGCAATATCTACTAGAGGAATTAAAACTATACGCTCAGTCGCTATATCCGTCGGTAGAATAA
- the obgE gene encoding GTPase ObgE — MFVDTATVFVKAGNGGNGAKSFRREIYVDRGGPDGGDGGDGGNVVFVAQKNTNTLANFRHDPKIKADHGKSGAKRRQRGKSGEDKIVVVPVGTVVTEDDTVLGDLYEEGQQLVVAKGGEGGFGNAHFKSSTRQAPQVAELGTPGEEKELTLELKLVADVGLIGLPNAGKSTLLKTVSAARPKVADYPFTTLVPNLGVAEFDETSLVIADIPGLIEGASEGKGLGDEFLRHVERTGVLVHLIDASAEDPKADQATILKEVSKRDLLKDKPVVSVLTKIDLIEPDRLIELKKQFSSETLAISSVAKKGTLELLRLAKQTATAHFEKTKLQEESEKPDMPVYTVEETKDDWFVRKHRKKFIVEGKAMERFALKTNADDYFGRTRLYNIFERKGIIKELEKLGYDGSQDIHVADKVFNFDETA; from the coding sequence ATGTTTGTAGACACAGCAACAGTATTTGTAAAAGCCGGTAACGGTGGGAATGGCGCCAAAAGTTTTCGGCGTGAGATTTATGTGGATCGTGGTGGCCCTGATGGCGGTGACGGCGGAGATGGTGGCAATGTAGTTTTTGTAGCACAAAAAAATACCAACACCTTGGCTAATTTTAGGCACGACCCTAAAATTAAAGCCGACCACGGTAAGAGCGGCGCAAAGCGTCGACAGCGCGGAAAAAGCGGCGAAGATAAGATTGTAGTCGTACCTGTAGGAACAGTTGTCACAGAGGACGACACGGTTCTAGGCGACCTATATGAAGAAGGTCAACAACTAGTTGTTGCAAAAGGCGGTGAAGGTGGTTTTGGTAACGCTCACTTTAAAAGCTCCACCCGGCAAGCCCCGCAGGTTGCAGAGCTCGGAACACCAGGGGAAGAAAAAGAACTCACCCTAGAGTTAAAACTAGTTGCCGATGTCGGCTTGATAGGCCTACCAAATGCAGGTAAGTCGACGCTACTGAAAACCGTGAGCGCTGCGCGGCCAAAAGTTGCAGATTATCCGTTTACAACTCTGGTACCCAACCTAGGCGTGGCAGAGTTTGACGAAACCAGTTTAGTTATTGCAGACATCCCCGGTTTAATTGAAGGTGCGAGCGAAGGCAAAGGGCTTGGCGACGAGTTTTTGCGCCATGTTGAGCGTACTGGGGTGTTGGTGCACTTAATTGATGCCAGCGCCGAAGACCCCAAAGCTGACCAAGCAACTATTTTAAAAGAAGTTTCAAAGCGTGATTTGCTTAAAGATAAGCCCGTGGTTAGTGTATTAACTAAAATTGATTTAATTGAACCCGACAGATTAATTGAGCTTAAAAAACAATTTAGCAGTGAAACCTTGGCAATTTCGTCGGTGGCTAAAAAGGGAACGTTGGAACTTCTTCGGCTAGCGAAGCAAACAGCAACCGCGCATTTTGAAAAAACTAAACTACAAGAAGAATCAGAAAAACCGGACATGCCAGTGTATACAGTCGAAGAAACCAAGGACGACTGGTTTGTGCGTAAACACCGCAAAAAATTTATTGTCGAAGGTAAAGCTATGGAGCGATTTGCTTTAAAGACAAATGCAGACGACTATTTTGGTCGTACGCGGCTATACAACATTTTTGAACGAAAAGGCATAATTAAAGAACTTGAAAAATTAGGTTACGACGGCTCGCAAGATATTCATGTGGCTGACAAGGTTTTTAACTTCGACGAAACAGCTTAG